The following proteins are co-located in the Acinetobacter shaoyimingii genome:
- a CDS encoding ABC-three component system middle component 8: MSYVLPTKHTNPDQTAIYAATLMLKYLAKNRICNFNELKSFIEKNIEGGEFLFIPALSILFLLGKIKYHIKTDSIEFIDS, from the coding sequence ATGAGCTATGTATTACCAACTAAACACACAAACCCAGACCAAACTGCAATTTATGCAGCTACTTTAATGCTTAAATATTTAGCAAAGAATAGAATTTGTAACTTTAATGAGTTGAAATCTTTTATAGAGAAAAACATTGAAGGCGGCGAATTTTTATTCATACCAGCACTTAGCATTTTGTTTTTATTAGGTAAAATTAAATACCATATCAAAACAGACTCAATTGAGTTCATTGATTCATGA
- a CDS encoding ABC-three component system protein, with the protein MYLNYRYEEIGDDNFEKLVVQICKKLFGIGVQGFAPGKDGGRDAKFHGKAALFPSTACPWEGITVIQAKFTAGYNTSFSDPDFFKEGVESCTIYKELDKVKKLFERGELQNYMLFANRKLGGIAEEKIRVLINTHTGIPYENIFLAGIEYIESCLEDFSDIPDKVDLKPSNFPININPSALSEFIQHLHQGCEELSKELAGKIPEDHPTKRTTFKKKNELNNFSEATSNYLLGKYLSYTSVIDKFLQNPANNEIREMYTNLVEDFQVKVLAKIAQYERFDDLYNLLLDIIKSRSKFLRQKEAQSLTHIVVFYMYWNCDIGLVES; encoded by the coding sequence ATGTATTTAAATTATCGATATGAAGAAATTGGTGATGACAATTTTGAGAAATTAGTTGTCCAAATTTGCAAAAAATTATTCGGAATTGGCGTTCAAGGTTTTGCACCTGGGAAAGACGGTGGCAGAGATGCAAAATTTCACGGCAAAGCCGCTCTATTCCCAAGTACTGCATGCCCATGGGAAGGCATAACTGTAATCCAAGCAAAGTTTACAGCAGGATACAATACTTCATTTAGCGATCCAGATTTCTTTAAAGAAGGTGTAGAATCATGCACAATTTATAAAGAATTAGATAAAGTCAAAAAACTATTTGAACGTGGTGAACTACAGAACTACATGCTTTTTGCCAACCGAAAGCTAGGTGGAATTGCAGAGGAAAAAATTAGAGTCCTAATAAATACCCATACAGGAATTCCTTACGAAAACATTTTTTTAGCAGGAATCGAATATATAGAGAGCTGCTTAGAAGATTTTTCTGATATCCCAGACAAAGTTGATTTAAAACCATCAAATTTCCCAATCAACATTAATCCATCTGCTTTGAGTGAGTTTATTCAACATCTACACCAAGGATGTGAAGAACTAAGTAAGGAATTAGCAGGAAAAATTCCAGAAGACCATCCTACAAAAAGAACAACTTTTAAGAAGAAGAATGAACTAAATAATTTTTCAGAGGCTACATCAAATTATTTACTAGGTAAGTATTTAAGCTATACCTCTGTAATTGATAAATTTTTACAGAACCCAGCTAATAATGAAATTAGGGAAATGTATACCAATTTAGTTGAAGACTTCCAAGTTAAAGTACTCGCAAAAATTGCTCAGTACGAACGCTTTGATGACCTATACAACTTACTTTTAGATATCATTAAAAGCAGAAGCAAATTTTTACGCCAAAAAGAAGCACAGTCTTTAACTCATATTGTAGTATTTTATATGTATTGGAATTGTGATATCGGATTGGTTGAATCATGA